One genomic segment of Canis lupus baileyi chromosome 9, mCanLup2.hap1, whole genome shotgun sequence includes these proteins:
- the SLC7A8 gene encoding large neutral amino acids transporter small subunit 2 isoform X2 has product MGVVQICKGEYFWLEPKNAFENFQEPDIGLIALAFLQGSFAYGGWNFLNYVTEELVDPYKNLPRAIFISIPLVTFVYVFANVAYVTAMSPQELLASNAVAVTFGEKLLGVMAWIMPISVALSTFGGVNGSLFTSSRLFFAGAREGHLPSVLAMIHVKRCTPIPALLFTCISTLLMLVTSDMYTLINYVGFINYLFYGVTIAGQIVLRWKKPDIPRPIKINLLFPIIYLLFWAFLLIFSLWSEPVVCGTGLAIMLTGVPVYFLGVYWQHKPKCFNNFIESLTLVSQKMCVAVYPEMDAGSRTEETNEDTEEQRQPIYQPTASKDKEQPQP; this is encoded by the exons ATGGGAGTTGTACAGATCTGCAAAG GAGAGTATTTCTGGCTGGAGCCAAAGAATGCATTTGAGAATTTCCAAGAACCCGACATCGGCCTCATCGCACTGGCTTTCCTTCAGGGCTCCTTTGCCTACGGAGGCTGGAACTTTCTTAATTACGTGACTGAGGAACTTGTTGATCCCTACAA GAACCTTCCCAGAGCCATCTTCATCTCCATCCCACTGGTCACATTTGTGTATGTCTTTGCCAATGTCGCTTATGTCACTGCAATGTCCCCCCAGGAGCTGCTGGCATCAAACGCAGTCGCCGTG ACATTTGGAGAGAAGCTCCTAGGGGTCATGGCCTGGATCATGCCTATATCTGTTGCCCTGTCCACATTTGGAGGAGTCAATGGGTCTCTCTTCACCTCCTCCCG GCTGTTCTTTGCTGGAGCCAGAGAGGGCCACCTTCCCAGCGTGTTGGCCATGATCCACGTGAAGCGCTGCACCCCAATCCCAGCCCTGCTCTTCACA TGCATCTCAACCCTGCTGATGCTGGTCACCAGCGACATGTACACACTCATCAACTATGTGGGCTTCATCAACTACCTCTTCTATGGAGTCACAATTGCTGGACAGATAGTTCTTCGCTGGAAGAAGCCTGATATCCCCCGCCCTATCAAG ATCAACCTGCTGTTCCCCATCATCTACTTGCTGTTCTGGGCCTTCCTGCTGATCTTTAGCCTGTGGTCGGAGCCCGTGGTGTGTGGCACTGGCCTGGCCATCATGCTGACGGGAGTGCCTGTCTATTTCCTGGGTGTTTACTGGCAACACAAGCCCAAGTGTTTCAATAACTTCATTG AGTCGCTAACCCTGGTGAGCCAGAAGATGTGTGTGGCTGTGTACCCCGAGATGGATGCGGGCTCGAGGACAGAGGAAACGAATGAGGACACAGAGGAGCAGCGGCAGCCCATCTACCAACCCACTGCCTCCAAGGACAAGGAGCAGCCCCAGCCCTGA